A window of Gossypium hirsutum isolate 1008001.06 chromosome D13, Gossypium_hirsutum_v2.1, whole genome shotgun sequence genomic DNA:
ACCGAGATTTGGAACTCTGGCTTGCACACTGCCTGTATCGAAATTCGGTTGTCACCTTGAGTATGCTTACATCAACGGAATTGTCTTCTTTAGACACCAGCAAGCCCTTTAACTTTTCTCACTTGAAGGTGCACCTTCCTTTTAAGGAGAGGTCTTTAGGTGGAATCAAGGGAGGGTAACAAAGCTTTGAGCGCCTGCAGGATTCAAAGAGGACAATAATTTTGATGTAGGCATATGTAAGCTGACAGCCAAATTCCAGTAAGTACGGTGATATGGGGGAGATGTCCAAATTCCAGTCGTTACACGTTGAATTTGAGTGCTTTGAATCACATATTCAATCTGCCTTCTGAAAACATGTTTACACTACTGAAAGTAGTCTGGAATTTTCTTCATAATTGATCCATTCATTgttaaaaatagtaattctatctcTCACATGATGCTATAATCTCTTTTAACGACCAGATTTGCTACATATTATACCCTGGTGATGAGTCACTTGAGGGGAAGACTCTTCGACTGAAGCAGCAATATACATTATGCTCAGCTTCTCTCCAGGACATTATTGCACGCTACGAAAGAAGATCGGGAGAGTTTTTGAATTGGGAAATTTTCCCTGAAAAGGTTGCAGTTCAAATGAATGATACTCACCCAACACTCTGCATTCCAGAGCTGATACGAATATTGATTGATGTCAAGGGTTTGAGCTGGGAACAAGCCTGGAATATCACCCAAAGGTAATTACTCTCTTTGACTTACATATCATAAATCTTTGTAGTTATTGACTTACATCCTtgcaaataaatgaaatataagctGCAGTACTAAGCTGGCTTCTAGTTGTAGTAGATTGTAGTTATATTAATGGTGACCTTTCCACCAGAACTGTTGCATACACAAACCATACAGTTCTACCTGAGGCATTGGAGAAATGGAGTCTGGAGCTGATGGAGAAACTACTTCCTCGACATGTTGAGATCATTAAAATGATTGATGAGGAGGTAGCTTATAAGCAATCTTGTGAAATTCTCCTCCTTTTCTTTAAGATCATATATTCTTTTTCGTATAACCTAACATCTGTTTGTATTTGGTGTATAAGCTGGTTCAAACCATTATTGACGAGTATGGAACCGAGGATCTGGATCTGTTGCAAGAAAAACTGAAACAAATGAGAATTCTAGATAACATTGAGTTGCCTGAGTCAGTGGTTGAAATGATTGTTAAACCAGAGAAAAGTTCAGTTGAGGCCATTGAATCAACTGAAGAGGATGATGTTTCTGATGAAGAAACTGAACCTACAGCTGAGGAAGATGAACTTGAGGAAGAGGAAATCGAGGAGAAAAATGAGGTGCCACCAATCATTGAGCCAGATCCAAAACTTCCCAAGTTGGTCCGAATGGCTAACCTCTGTGTTGCCGGTGGCTACGCAGTGAATGGTGTTGCCGAGATTCATAGTGAAATAGTGAAAAATGAAGTTTTCAATGATTTCTATGAGGTTGCCATCCAGAAACAGTCCTTTCCCATTCAATGTGTTCTCACATACTGAATCATTGGTTTTATTTTAGGACTTCTGATATACATTTATATTGCTTTGTGGCAGATGTGGCCTGAGAAATTTCAAAACAAGACAAATGGGGTTACACCAAGAAGATGGATCCGCTTCTGCAATCcagatttgagtaaaattataacAAAGTGGACTGGATCGGAAGACTGGGTTGTAAATACAGAGAAGTTGCTCACACTTCGTAAGGTATGTATATCCAAACTCAAAACTTGATCGAATGTTTTAATTCATCAACTATAGTATCCAATCCATATAGTTTTATTACCAGAAAGTTTTTGCTAAGAAGGGAAATGATGTGCATTTTGGTCCTGTTATATTCTCATTCAGTTGGTAGTCTTTACATACATACAGTTGAGGAaagaatatataattatattgtatatttttCATTAAACCTTCATTATACTGGCTTTATGCACATTGTTAGAAGGACTAATGAGCATTATCCACAGTTTGCTGATAATGAGGATCTTCAATCTGAATGGAGGGAAGCAAAACAAAGAAACAAGGTTAAGGTTGCATCTTTCCTCAGAGAGAAAACTGGCTACATTGTCAATCCCGATGCAATGTTCGATGTGCAGGTTATTCTTCCTAGTTAATACTAATTCTTGTCTTCACTCTGTCATAGCTAGATTTCCCAATATCCATGTCTGAATATGTGTGGGATACAACTACACGTGTCAAATGctgatattttaagtaaaatgAAGGGTCGGGTAACATAGTTGCAAATCATTCAAATTGTACAGTTAATAGTTGGCTATCAAGCTCAGGAAATTGTTCATGCATACAAAAAACTCTGTTAAAATCTAAAGATGGACACAACTCCTTaatgatgaaaaagaaattatCCCAATAACAGTTGTGGCTTATCTTCATAAGTTATGAATTAATAGTAGACCTAAGGGATGTAATTGCAGGTAAAGCGCATCCATGAATACAAGCGGCAGTTATTGAACATTATGGGGATAGTTTACCgctataagaaaatgaaagaaatgagcCATGAGGAAAGAAAAGCAAGCTTTGCTCCTCGGGTATGCATATTTGGAGGAAAAGCTTTTGCTACATATGTACAAGCCAAAAGGATAGTGAAGTTCATCACAGATGTTGGAGCTACTGTGAACCATGATCCTGAAATAGGAGATCTTCTAAAGGTATCTTATATGGTGAACTCtttttttatttgagttaattGCTTTTGCATTTTGGTCATATATGTTGTTTGTAACTATATAAGCTTTATTGTTTTTCATACCTATTTGCAAATTATGCTTTTAAGCTTAATGTTGTTCTTTTGTTAGGTTGTCTTTGTTCCTGATTACAATGTAAGTGTGGCTGAAATGCTTATTCCCGGTAGTGAGCTGTCTCAGCATATAAGGTTATATTTAGCTCCTTActtttttctttgtatttgatttcatctGACATCTTCCAAAAAATGGTAATTGCTTGGAAAAGGGTTCTTAAAAGACCCCATAGCTTCAATCAAACCCATTAGAATTGGCTGTGAGGTTCTTACTTTTGAATTCAATCAATGACTGTGAATAACAtacaacttaagcataataagtCCCTGCAGATTGTTTAATTTGCAATATACTTCTGGAAACCAGTTGGTTGTTACTGATTAATGTAGCTCTCTGGCTAACACATTGTTTCAATTGTTTAGTACGGCCGGAATGGAGGCTAGTGGAACCAGCAATATGAAGTTTGCAATGAATGGCTGCATCCTTATTGGAACCTTAGATGGAGCTAATGTTGAAATAAGGCAAGAGGTTGGAGAAGATAACTTCTTTCTCTTTGGTGCAGAGGCTCACGAAATCGCAGGGCTAAGGAAAGAAAGAGCGGAGGGAAAGGTGAACCCTTAGGTTTTCTCTTTTGCAAAGATGAAAATTTGGTTTTATGCAAtcacttttcttatattttgtttgATCTCTTATTGCAGTTTGTGCCAGACCCGAGGTTTGAAGAGGTGAAATCATATGTAAGAAGTGGTGTTTTTGGTCCCTACAACTATGAAGAACTGATGGGATCCTTGGAAGGAAATGAAGGGTACGGTCGTGCTGATTATTTCCTTGTTGGAAAAGACTTTCCCAGTTACATTGAGTGCCAAGACAACGTTGATGAGGCATATAGAGATCAAAAGGTGAGTACCATTTGGTAACTCTTGCATATGTTTTCGAGGAGTGATCTTTGTACATAGGTAGTTCAACTATTGCTTAGTATGATCTCTTTGAAGCTCATATATATAACTGACTGATCATTATACCAAGCCCCTTCACCCCTATAGTTCCAAACCTTCTCCAGTATAAACTATCTAGCTAGCTTCGAAAGTTTTTATCGTGCATACTTTTAAGTGTGTATTTGCTTTCTTGGTATTCTCTATCATCATACTTGCATTGCTACCTTTTGTGATTTAAttcattcctttttttttaacaGAGATGGACAAAAATGTCGATTTTGAACACAGCTGGCTCATACAAGTTCAGCAGTGACCGTACAATTCATGAATATGCCAGGGACATATGGAGGATTGATCCTGTTGTGCTGCCATGATTACTGGTGAACCCCTAGTTTAGCCTATCCAATACCTTCCTCCCTTTTTTGAAGTATAGAAGTAAATGTTGCTGGTTCTCAATATTATACCTTGTGAtcactttataatattttaggAATAAAATATAATGGAAAGCCTGGAACTGAAATCTGCCAAAATATATGCAGACTGCTGTTAATTGCTATGATTTACAGTGATCAAGAATCTTATTAAAGGTTCAATAAATGCCAAATATTGCAGCTCCAATCCCCAAAGACCTGACTTTGAACTGGTTTTGTACTTGCACCTCTATTGGGAACCATATAACTTGAGTTTTTCCCCCATAAAATTTAACTATTACTTTAAAAAATCTTCCTTGTTGAGCCCTGCATAACAGTAACAATGGCATTGCAGGATCTGCAGATTGGGCTCTTAAGCTCATCTAATTAGATCTTCATTAGTTTTTTTCCCCTTTGGGATCTTAGCTTGGGAATTAAAAAGAAGGGTTGTAGACGTTGAAATTTGAATCTTAAACTTACTAAATGTCACCTCTTAGGGGTGAATATGTGCGTGTATATACGCACATATATATGAACCGATTTAGTTAAGCATGGAGTTCAGCAAGATCAAGAAGTTAGTGGCTATTACCTTAATCTATCAGCTAAACTAGGTAAAACACCAAGAGTTGTTTAAACTTGAACTAACCAGAACTCAGTGAGCTTAattagctatatatatattatatatatatatatagggctAAGATTATCCTAAATCTGAAGATCTCCAAGGACAAATATAAGGAACCTTAGCTTGTTTTTAGTTGTTATTTTAGAAGCAAATAAATACAATAACTCTATCAACGGACCTGAGACCGAGAGGTTTTAGAATCCCTCAACAATTTACCTTTGTTGATGACCTAAAATCTCAagcaaatacatatatttttaaatctcCATCAGACAACAATGCCATGGTCATCATCACCATCAACCCCAATTCTTACTTGAAAGCTTACTCATTATgtaacaaacaaattaaaaagaatttttattttcatttgatatcTATCTCTCTTGCACCAGAGATCAGACCAGATGCATAATGAGAATCTACTTTTTAATTATAAGACAGTCTGATGTAGACTTAAAGCCTGTTTGATTTGCTTCATAGAACAATTATAACCGCAAAAAACCATATGCAAACTTTGAAAGGGATGATACTATATTATACTTCCACACACTTTCCTGCATGTTCTacactttttttaatatatatatatatatggtcccCTTAAAAGTTGGGTTTAGAACCCTAAAAGAGATTTTAGTGTTCGCCAATAAAGTGCGAAACTtagcaaattaaatatatagTTTGGAATAACTCCTCAAGCTTTGAAAAGTTGCTTTGGGTATAATCAAAGTCACCTATGTAGTAGAGTCTCTAAAAGCGTAGCCAATGCAACTAACACCCACTTTATTTAGCAGATAAAAAGGGCAGATTGCTTAACTTTAATTTAGTAGTTAGATATTCCAAAATATTTCCTCTCAATCACTCTCCTTACCccttcctttttttctctttcttctttttcattacCTGCAATGAATTAGGTCTGTTTCCACCtccaacaattttttttattaagcaTGCACAAAGTGAGTCAAGGGGAGAGACACAATGATATACagatacatacacacatatatataatggcTTATCTAGTTGAGGCAACACGTAGAATTGTTTTTCAAGCTTTTTTCAGAAGCTAAACTTTGAAAAGAGTTTGACCTTAAACTAGTGCTTTGCATTTTCAGCTCTTGATCCCTCTAAAGAACTCATTAGTTCTATTATAGGGTTATTTCCAAAAGACGTCCTCTAACTATGGCCTGAATTTTAGATTGATCCTCAAAGTTGAAattccaaaacattttaattagcaAATGAAGCCTTTGATACGGTTGGCAAAGGCTCAGGCTCTAGATCTTGAGTACCCAAGTTTGTATCCTATCCCGCGCAATTGTGCATTTGTGTGTTTTAGTCCGAATCATTATTGTTTTTCTTTCGTTTGTGCATTATAATAGTTTGATCCTATTTTGTAATTGCTTAGGCATGTACGTGTAATTATATTTGTACTTGTAAAAGTTTttgcttaaaaaaaaagaatactaATTGAACCATCAAAGTATTAGTATTGTATCAATTAAGTGATTCTCTTACTCTTGTCTTCAtctattatatataaattcaGCCATCAaagtgtttttttctttttaggtaTATCAACTCTTCCAGTTAAATTGAATAAGTAATTAAGTAACCAATACACATAAATTCCATACTATGGGAACTCCAACATAGGAAAATACATTCATGTACCTTGATAATCCAATTATATATAACCAGGAAAAGATAGGAGCTGGGCCTTTCAAGTTTGAAGTGGTTTACTCAAGGCACTTTGATTGCAAAATATACAGACAATTGGGAGCTTATCCCTTACTGAAAAACACCACAGATGAAGCTGGCAAAGTGGTCCATCTTCCTTGTCGATCGACACATTGATGTGcataatataatatcattacATAGTAAAGCGACCACCTATCTACTTAAACATTCATTCAATCAATAATGATCTCTTTTAAGAGAGAAAATTGTTTAGCAAGCTATGTTATTTGTAATTGAGTTGATAGTTGATATGCATGCGTGTGATATCAGCTTCGGGTTTATTTAGTATTCGGTAGTTTAGAATTTATGAGTTGAATTTTTCAGACGGATATTTGTTTGAATTGTTTGAAgtgtgaatggttttaaattggtgTCATTTGAAATTCGATATTATAAAGCATATCAAATAAAACTATATAGAGATAGATGGATAGTACTGAGATGGTTGTTTGAAGAATCATGGCATTGCGATTGCCCACCACCATATATTGTAATAATTATGGATATGAATGAAATTTCATAATCagggaatatatatatttatgatggatacttttcctttttattattattattattattattatccagATTCATTGCTTCTGGTTTTGGAGCAATCCCCATTTGGCCCACTTGCTTCATCGTTTCCTCCTTTTCCCAAAAAAATAACTTTCTCAAATCCAAATACAGATTGGTCATTACATAAGAAATGTTAAATATAATTACCCCAAATAATATTCTAATCATTATGACTTATTAATGattaatttatattcaaattttagttgatatccattttttcaataaaaaactaTTCTTATTTTGGAAAATGTAAAAGATGAAGGTAGTGAATGTTATTTAAcgtaaattttcaaatatttttgttaataatgttaaaaatttacGGGTATCATATATTAGGTTAAAATACTCATCATCATCTTCAcgttataatgttttttttacacATGACAGCTTTTATTTGAAGCATTTGTTTACAAATTGAGTACTTGGATAAATTACTCTTTTGATCCTTcccctttaattttttaaaagttattccATGCCTTTTGTTAAAGTATTttctttataactttttatatattaaatataaagttgaatttaaataaattatttctttattttaagattttacttaattgaattaacttTTAATGTTATCATATTAAagttaatgaatattaaattgttaaccttaaaatatagttttaaaaaaaatacatattaggtgaataaaaaaaaatcaagagtGAGGAAGGAAGTGATGCTCATCTTTTTGTTGAAGACTATAATACCAAGAAGGTGCGTTTCAAGGACAATAGGGGTGATGTGGTGTCTGGTTTCGACATGGTTGTGGATCGGGTTCTGTTTGTGGTTGTGTCTTTGAGGGATAAGTGATAAgctgtaaaagtaacatattttaatctcattcttaatgcgtttttggatgattaattatataaattagcgaatttgatgctcctaatcctttaaattcatgtttctatacttaggagagcctTTGAGAGAGAAAGGagcgaaaaacgagccaaaatcgaACAAATAGAGTTGTTTCCAGgatccacacggcctaggcatttCCACATGAGCTGGCCATatgcccgtgtgagccacacgggctggccacacacccatgtgccagcccgtatCAATATCGCACCCTACTTCCCAAATAAgaggaaaaacccaatttttaggctttctgaacatcctaaagtctataaataccaattagaagaagatctAAGGGGGCACTCAGAGAAGATTGAAGAGAATACTCGAAGAACGCCATCGGAATAAACTCAGaagcggatctccttcaagatcgaagatctccatttaatttccttTGAAGTTTTATTCAGTTTcattatgtcttgttgttatcctaactttgagatgtttctattc
This region includes:
- the LOC107893924 gene encoding alpha-1,4 glucan phosphorylase L-2 isozyme, chloroplastic/amyloplastic; amino-acid sequence: MASLPFSATSFHSTFICFNYKARNPNLFFLKKGSSFTFSRRKFIIKSVASDQRQDLKEEGQITEEASLDTFVPDSASIASSIKYHSEFTPSFAPDHFELPKAFKATAESVRDSLIINWNATYAYYEKINVKQAYYLSMEYLQGRALLNAIGNLELTGAYAEALKKLGHNLEDVAREEPDAALGNGGLGRLASCFLDSLATLNYPAWGYGLRYKYGLFKQYITKDGQEEVAENWLEMGNPWEIVRNDVSYPVKFYGEVISGPEGIKEWVGGEDITAVAYDVPIPGYKTKTTINLRLWSTKVAPEKFDLSAFNAGDHAKAYSAMNNAEKICYILYPGDESLEGKTLRLKQQYTLCSASLQDIIARYERRSGEFLNWEIFPEKVAVQMNDTHPTLCIPELIRILIDVKGLSWEQAWNITQRTVAYTNHTVLPEALEKWSLELMEKLLPRHVEIIKMIDEELVQTIIDEYGTEDLDLLQEKLKQMRILDNIELPESVVEMIVKPEKSSVEAIESTEEDDVSDEETEPTAEEDELEEEEIEEKNEVPPIIEPDPKLPKLVRMANLCVAGGYAVNGVAEIHSEIVKNEVFNDFYEMWPEKFQNKTNGVTPRRWIRFCNPDLSKIITKWTGSEDWVVNTEKLLTLRKFADNEDLQSEWREAKQRNKVKVASFLREKTGYIVNPDAMFDVQVKRIHEYKRQLLNIMGIVYRYKKMKEMSHEERKASFAPRVCIFGGKAFATYVQAKRIVKFITDVGATVNHDPEIGDLLKVVFVPDYNVSVAEMLIPGSELSQHISTAGMEASGTSNMKFAMNGCILIGTLDGANVEIRQEVGEDNFFLFGAEAHEIAGLRKERAEGKFVPDPRFEEVKSYVRSGVFGPYNYEELMGSLEGNEGYGRADYFLVGKDFPSYIECQDNVDEAYRDQKRWTKMSILNTAGSYKFSSDRTIHEYARDIWRIDPVVLP